A single window of Syntrophotalea acetylenica DNA harbors:
- a CDS encoding HD domain-containing protein — translation MPENKKKERRMVNEILELLVTHYGGGLSEEELDRGIVDFQHAIAIASKAHEGQYRKSGEPFFIHPLRVAHEAARHWMDFSSVIAALLHDVVEDTPMTLAEVEEAFGGEVARLVNGLTKVSSEKLSREALKTETYRKQLLLAIEDVRVLCLKFWDRMDNLQTIYALDPSKQALIAKETRAVYVPLARHLGMGYVASHMEALSLNILYPARANRYRRVVQVLRTQVEPQLRKIRASFRQAFEHYRLAPTMKDRWRPFSIDATRTMGRGISSLYTLEIHVARTMDAYLALGVVHELCNAIPGKLRDHLTIPSPFGYQALKTTVQAGEIRLRVEITTHKLARFNESGVLTPGFEFRRENFRELMKSLLEGEAAFDTESLRLAASTIQVYTPRGDICTLPAGSSALDFAFAIHEKVGLFAWRARVNGQTRQLKSRLMDGDQVEIERGMNPKVLPKWLEWCITPRAHNHIRRYLRTRVQDGEF, via the coding sequence GTGCCAGAAAACAAGAAAAAAGAACGACGCATGGTCAACGAAATCCTCGAACTTCTGGTGACCCACTACGGAGGCGGGTTGAGCGAAGAGGAACTCGACCGGGGAATCGTGGATTTTCAGCACGCCATTGCCATCGCATCGAAAGCTCACGAGGGGCAGTATCGCAAATCCGGCGAGCCTTTTTTCATTCATCCGCTGCGGGTGGCCCATGAGGCCGCGCGTCACTGGATGGATTTCTCCTCGGTGATCGCCGCCCTCCTGCACGACGTGGTGGAAGATACGCCCATGACCCTTGCCGAGGTGGAGGAAGCCTTTGGCGGGGAAGTGGCACGGCTCGTCAATGGGCTGACCAAGGTTTCGTCGGAAAAGCTAAGTCGCGAGGCGCTCAAGACCGAAACCTACCGCAAGCAGTTGCTGCTGGCCATCGAGGATGTGCGGGTTCTGTGCCTGAAATTCTGGGACCGCATGGACAATCTGCAGACCATTTACGCTCTCGATCCCAGCAAACAGGCTCTTATCGCCAAGGAAACCCGCGCTGTCTACGTGCCCCTGGCCAGGCATCTCGGCATGGGGTATGTCGCTTCCCACATGGAAGCCCTTTCCCTGAACATCCTCTACCCCGCCCGGGCCAACCGCTATCGGCGGGTCGTGCAGGTGCTGCGCACTCAGGTTGAACCGCAGTTGCGGAAAATTCGCGCCAGTTTTCGCCAGGCCTTCGAGCACTACCGGCTCGCTCCGACGATGAAGGACCGCTGGCGGCCTTTTTCCATCGACGCCACCCGGACCATGGGACGCGGCATATCGTCTCTCTACACCCTGGAGATCCATGTGGCGCGTACCATGGATGCCTATCTGGCCCTGGGTGTCGTGCACGAACTCTGCAACGCCATTCCCGGCAAGTTGCGCGACCATCTCACCATCCCGTCTCCGTTTGGCTATCAGGCCCTGAAAACCACCGTTCAGGCTGGCGAAATCCGGCTGCGGGTCGAAATCACCACTCACAAGCTGGCCCGTTTTAACGAATCAGGGGTATTGACGCCAGGTTTTGAATTCCGCAGGGAGAACTTCCGGGAGCTGATGAAATCCCTGCTGGAAGGCGAGGCGGCCTTCGATACCGAGAGCCTGCGCCTGGCGGCGTCCACGATCCAGGTCTATACCCCCAGGGGGGATATCTGCACCCTGCCTGCCGGCAGCAGCGCCCTCGATTTTGCCTTTGCCATTCATGAAAAAGTCGGTCTGTTCGCATGGCGGGCGCGCGTCAACGGTCAGACCCGGCAGCTCAAATCGCGGCTGATGGACGGCGATCAGGTTGAAATCGAGCGGGGCATGAATCCCAAAGTGTTGCCCAAATGGCTGGAGTGGTGCATCACGCCCCGCGCTCATAATCATATCCGTCGCTATCTGCGCACCCGGGTTCAGGACGGCGAATTTTAG
- a CDS encoding TraR/DksA family transcriptional regulator has product MTQEHTENIRKKLLALREERLDACRRQHADAAALLDNGVADTADQGLTDSLQDYLHLLGDAAREEVLAIDDALQRLRDGSYGSCESCGKAIEHARLDVLPFTRLCLQCQRQAECQKTARAETTRGKF; this is encoded by the coding sequence ATGACTCAGGAACACACGGAGAACATCCGCAAAAAGCTGCTGGCCCTGCGCGAGGAGCGACTGGATGCCTGTCGTCGCCAACACGCCGACGCCGCCGCCCTGCTCGATAATGGGGTTGCGGATACGGCGGATCAGGGGCTGACCGACAGTCTCCAGGACTACCTGCACCTGCTCGGCGACGCGGCGCGCGAGGAAGTGCTGGCCATCGATGACGCGCTGCAACGCCTGCGCGATGGCAGCTACGGCAGCTGTGAAAGCTGCGGCAAGGCCATCGAGCATGCACGGCTGGATGTGCTGCCGTTTACCCGGCTGTGTCTGCAATGCCAGCGCCAGGCCGAATGCCAAAAAACCGCCAGGGCCGAAACGACCAGGGGCAAGTTCTGA